The following coding sequences lie in one Musa acuminata AAA Group cultivar baxijiao chromosome BXJ3-1, Cavendish_Baxijiao_AAA, whole genome shotgun sequence genomic window:
- the LOC103993816 gene encoding protein FLX-like 2 yields MGSKGRIPPPHLRRPHPGPGLLHPDVFGPGIHPPPGAFPFDMLPPPEIMEQKLDAQHVEMQRLAMENQRFMATHSSLRHELAAAQQELQRLQTHMGVMQAEQEQQLRMLMDKITKMEADLKTSEPVKAELQQAHAEAQSLVAARQELISKVQQLTHDLQRSHGDVQQIPALMSELEALRQDYQHCRATYDYERKLRIDHYESLQVMEKNYVSMVREVEKLRAELTNATNLDRSGGQFGTNSSTHKENDASGHQPVGQNAYEDGYGAPQGHGPGSTVPYGGIVGSASAHTAQRGPEYDPSRGPSYDASRAAAYDTSRGDSYEGHRGTGYEAFTASRYDSSKGAGVVQGAVVAGNPPYGSAHAPPSYGVPPAYGSTQQVTYGSGQTPTAYGSSQVSRQTPAAYSSTQQATYGSGQTPTRARGGYEAPRGGNTLRR; encoded by the exons ATGGGTAGCAAAGGTCGAATACCACCACCACATCTGCGGCGGCCTCATCCTGGTCCTGGCTTGTTGCACCCAGATGTATTTGGTCCAGGCATCCATCCTCCGCCTGGTGCATTTCCTTTTGACATGCTGCCACCTCCAGAGATTATGGAGCAGAAGCTTGATGCACAACATGTGGAAATGCAAAGACTTGCAATGGAGAACCAAAGATTCATGGCTACCCATTCTTCTTTAAGGCATGAATTAGCTGCTGCCCAGCAGGAGTTGCAGAGATTGCAGACCCACATGGGTGTTATGCAAGCTGAGCAAGAGCAACAGCTAAGGATGCTCATGGATAAGATCACAAAGATGGAAGCTGATTTGAAAACTTCTGAGCCTGTTAAAGCAGAGTTGCAACAGGCACATGCAGAAGCTCAAAGCTTGGTTGCTGCAAGACAGGAACTAATCTCCAAGGTGCAACAGCTGACGCACGATCTGCAGAGAAGCCATGGTGATGTCCAGCAAATCCCAGCTTTGATGTCTGAACTTGAGGCTCTTAGACAAGATTATCAACATTGCAG GGCTACATATGATTATGAGAGGAAACTGCGCATTGATCATTATGAGTCTCTACAAGTAATGGAGAAAAACTATGTCTCAATGGTGAGGGAGGTAGAAAAGCTACGTGCCGAATTGACAAATGCTACTAACCTTGACAGAAGTG GTGGGCAATTTGGAACAAATTCATCTACTCACAAGGAAAATGATGCATCTGGACATCAGCCTGTAGGACAAAATGCTTATGAAGATGGTTATGGAGCTCCTCAG GGACATGGTCCTGGCAGTACAGTTCCTTATGGTGGTATCGTTGGTTCTGCCTCAGCACATACCGCCCAGAGAGGCCCTGAATATGATCCTTCTAGAGGTCCGAGTTATGATGCTTCAAGAGCTGCAGCCTATGATACTTCTCGAGGTGACAGCTACGAGGGACACAGGGGCACCGGTTACGAGGCCTTTACAGCTTCTAGATATGATTCTTCTAAAGGAGCAGGTGTGGTTCAGGGAGCAGTTGTCGCAGGAAATCCTCCCTATGGATCAGCACATGCGCCACCGTCTTATGGAGTTCCACCTGCCTACGGTTCAACACAACAAGTAACATATGGCTCCGGGCAGACACCGACAGCCTATGGTTCATCACAAGTGTCCAGGCAGACTCCAGCAGCCTATAGTTCGACACAACAAGCAACGTATGGATCTGGGCAGACACCAACTCGTGCCAGAGGTGGCTATGAAGCACCTCGTGGTGGAAACACCCTTCGTAGATAA
- the LOC135628935 gene encoding uncharacterized protein At1g32220, chloroplastic-like: MSTIVSRLIHSPSSVSRPLSSGLLNYGRLLSTESNRVDEPLKVEEAETVKAPPPPSEKLLVLGGNGFVGSHVCKEALDQGLSVSSLSRSGRSSIRESWADKVEWLQGSLLVPESWKDVMNDVTAVISCVGGFGSNSYMYKINGTSNINAIRAAAEKGVKRFVYISAADFGLVNYLLQGYYEGKRAAEAELLTKFTYGGVILRPGFIYGTRQVGSMKIPLGLIGSPLEMVLQHAKPLNRLPLVGPLLTPPVNVTAVAKVAVRAANDPVFPPGIVDVHGILRYSERK, encoded by the exons ATGAGCACCATCGTCTCGCGTCTGATCCATTCGCCCTCTTCCGTCTCTCGCCCGCT TTCCTCAGGTTTGTTGAACTATGGAAGATTGTTGTCAACCGAGTCAAATCGTGTAGATGAGCCTCTTAAAGTGGAGGAAGCAGAAACGGTAAAAGCACCTCCTCCTCCATCAGAGAAG CTCCTTGTATTGGGTGGTAATGGATTTGTTGGCTCACATGTTTGCAAAGAGGCTTTGGATCAAGGCTTGTCTGTTTCTAGTCTTAGCAG ATCTGGAAGGTCATCAATACGTGAATCTTGGGCTGATAAAGTTGAATGGCTACAAG GAAGTCTTCTCGTACCTGAATCTTGGAAGGATGTTATGAATGACGTGACTGCTGTG ATATCTTGTGTTGGAGGCTTTGGATCAAATTCTTATATGTACAAGATCAATGGGACTTCAAACATCAATGCCATCAGAGCTGCTGCCGAAAAAG GTGTAAAAAGATTTGTTTATATTTCGGCTGCTGATTTTGGTCTGGTAAATTATCTTCTGCAAGGGTATTACGAGGGAAAG AGAGCTGCTGAAGCAGAACTTTTGACAAAGTTTACATATGGAG GGGTAATTCTCCGGCCAGGTTTTATATATGGGACTCGCCAAGTTGGGAGTATGAAGATACCTCTAGGACTCATCGGCTCACCGTTGGAGATG GTGCTCCAGCATGCCAAACCACTCAATCGCCTCCCACTTGTTGGTCCTCTCTTAACACCTCCAGTGAATGTTACCGCCGTTGCGAAGGTAGCAGTAAGAGCTGCAAATGATCCAGTATTTCCTCCAGGCATAGTGGACGTACATGGCATTCTGCGTTACAGTGAACGAAAGTAA